One region of Microbacterium rhizosphaerae genomic DNA includes:
- a CDS encoding amino acid transporter produces the protein MSDHPTRRDLMKPVQLLGLAFLAAAFAFVVTLISMGFFQQRFRDQSLHALQVAGIVGGITFIATLLIIALLILAVDPAQVAKPIDRAVLLPPEDETARDASAPTATQANTAQTTAAPTEPGTPKPAEGEEPRRS, from the coding sequence ATGAGCGACCACCCCACGCGCCGCGATCTGATGAAGCCCGTCCAGCTGCTCGGGCTGGCCTTCCTCGCCGCCGCGTTCGCGTTCGTCGTGACGCTGATCTCGATGGGCTTCTTCCAGCAGCGCTTCCGGGACCAGTCGCTGCACGCGCTCCAGGTCGCGGGCATCGTCGGTGGCATCACGTTCATCGCGACGCTGCTCATCATCGCGCTGCTGATCCTCGCCGTCGACCCCGCGCAAGTGGCGAAGCCGATCGACCGGGCTGTGCTGCTGCCTCCCGAGGACGAGACGGCACGGGATGCGTCGGCCCCCACCGCCACTCAGGCGAACACCGCGCAGACCACCGCAGCGCCCACCGAACCCGGCACGCCGAAGCCCGCCGAGGGCGAGGAGCCTCGCCGCTCCTGA
- a CDS encoding DoxX family protein, with protein sequence MILALWIVNVFAAIGFLGTGSLKAFVPKPRLRAMGLAWTDDFSAPVIRLLGAAELLGAVGLIVPLATGILPLLAPTAAVCLAILMIGAISVHVRRKENFAPALVMLVASIASAVLGLLVLLV encoded by the coding sequence GTGATTCTCGCGCTCTGGATCGTCAACGTCTTCGCGGCGATCGGCTTCCTCGGCACGGGCTCGCTCAAGGCGTTCGTACCGAAGCCCCGGCTGCGTGCGATGGGTCTCGCGTGGACCGACGACTTCTCGGCGCCCGTCATCCGCCTGCTCGGCGCCGCCGAGCTGCTCGGTGCCGTGGGGTTGATCGTGCCACTGGCGACCGGCATCCTTCCGCTGCTCGCACCGACCGCGGCCGTGTGCCTTGCGATCCTCATGATCGGAGCGATCTCGGTGCATGTCCGCCGCAAGGAGAACTTCGCCCCGGCGCTGGTGATGCTCGTCGCGTCGATCGCGAGCGCCGTGCTCGGATTGCTCGTCCTCCTCGTCTGA
- a CDS encoding FAD-binding oxidoreductase produces the protein MSSDALAELSAQLPGDALLVGADAVEAYRRDRALDPTAGVPLAVALPRTTAEVQAVVRWAAAHGIPIVPRGAGTGLSGGASAVDGGIVLSTERMRDLRIDRTTRTATVQPGLLNAELKAAAAAEGLWYPPDPASYEICSIGGNIATNAGGLCCVKYGVTVDYVLGLEVVLADGRALRLGGPLIKDVAGLSLTKLFVGSEGTLGVITEITLRLLPAAPAPRIVAAWFASIEAAAAAIAEISTTIRPSLLEYMDRTCIDAVEDLLGRGLDRDAAALVLGGSDDLDPDGRDVAFMIDAFRRHGACEVAETGRAEGEALAAARRAAIPAVERRGRLLLSDVGVPLPRLGDLIAGVDAISRDREVTIAMLAHAGDGNTHPLVVFDPTDAVAAERAELAYGEIMSLAISLGGTISGEHGVGRMKRPWLREQIGDDALEIAERIKLALDPDGILNPGAIFEAR, from the coding sequence ATGAGCTCCGATGCCCTGGCCGAACTCTCGGCCCAGCTGCCCGGCGACGCACTCCTCGTCGGCGCGGACGCCGTCGAGGCGTACCGGCGGGATCGCGCGCTGGACCCGACGGCAGGCGTTCCGCTCGCGGTCGCGCTGCCGCGCACGACGGCCGAGGTGCAGGCGGTGGTGCGATGGGCGGCCGCCCACGGCATCCCGATCGTTCCGCGCGGAGCGGGCACCGGCCTCTCGGGCGGAGCATCCGCCGTCGACGGCGGCATCGTGCTGTCGACGGAGCGCATGCGCGACCTGCGCATCGACCGGACGACGCGCACCGCCACCGTGCAGCCGGGTCTGCTGAACGCCGAGCTGAAGGCCGCAGCGGCCGCGGAGGGCCTGTGGTACCCGCCCGACCCGGCCTCGTACGAGATCTGCTCGATCGGCGGCAACATCGCGACCAACGCCGGCGGCCTGTGCTGCGTGAAGTACGGGGTCACCGTCGACTACGTGCTGGGTCTCGAGGTCGTCCTCGCCGACGGCCGCGCGCTGCGCCTGGGCGGGCCGCTCATCAAGGACGTCGCCGGCCTGTCGCTCACGAAGCTCTTCGTCGGCAGCGAGGGCACCCTCGGCGTCATCACCGAGATCACCCTGCGGCTTCTGCCCGCCGCGCCGGCGCCGCGGATCGTCGCGGCGTGGTTCGCGAGCATCGAGGCCGCGGCAGCGGCGATCGCGGAGATCTCGACGACGATCCGCCCGTCGCTGCTCGAGTACATGGACCGCACGTGCATCGACGCCGTCGAGGATCTGCTCGGCAGGGGCCTGGACCGGGATGCCGCCGCCCTCGTGCTGGGCGGCTCTGACGATCTCGATCCCGACGGTCGCGATGTGGCGTTCATGATCGACGCCTTCCGCCGGCACGGCGCCTGCGAGGTGGCCGAAACCGGGCGCGCGGAAGGAGAGGCCCTGGCCGCCGCCCGTCGCGCCGCCATTCCGGCCGTCGAGCGCCGTGGACGACTGCTGCTATCCGACGTGGGTGTGCCGCTGCCTCGGCTCGGCGACCTCATCGCGGGAGTGGATGCCATCTCCCGCGACCGCGAGGTCACCATCGCGATGCTGGCCCACGCGGGCGACGGGAACACGCATCCCCTCGTCGTCTTCGACCCGACGGACGCGGTGGCCGCCGAGCGCGCCGAGCTCGCCTACGGCGAGATCATGTCGCTTGCGATCTCGCTCGGCGGCACGATCTCGGGCGAGCACGGCGTCGGACGCATGAAGCGGCCGTGGCTGCGCGAGCAGATCGGCGACGACGCCCTCGAGATCGCCGAGCGGATCAAGCTCGCGCTCGATCCGGACGGCATCCTCAATCCCGGCGCGATCTTCGAGGCCCGCTGA
- a CDS encoding alpha/beta fold hydrolase: protein MSVTTRRMQDLTVEDHTITVPLVWGDASDSRTIDVHAAVVTREGGESLPFLVFLQGGPGNESPTPFHSPSAPSWLDDALAHHRVVLIDQRGTGRSTPLGDADLSLGTDAVVERITHLRADSIVRDCEAMREHLGAATWSVLGQSFGGFTTLSYLSTDAASLEHAYITGGLSAIGRHPDEIYALTYDKMRTESERYYRRFPEHRDAMRRLADLAYSGGIVLPNGEVVSVSRLRSLGMLLGGNDGWQTLWSLLEHDPRTNAFRYDLAAALPYGARNPLYYVFHESSYADGFATRWSAERVEPDDFRDDPTLLTGEHVRREWADTVPGLQPWREVTLAVADVEWPQLYDAERIAGSGVRGAAAVYVHDVFVPWEFSMETATLVPGIHPWITSEHEHNGLRAGAVLPRLVDLAHGLRVR from the coding sequence ATGTCCGTCACCACCCGCCGCATGCAGGACCTCACCGTCGAGGATCACACCATCACCGTCCCGCTCGTCTGGGGCGATGCATCCGATTCGCGCACCATCGACGTCCACGCGGCCGTCGTCACGCGAGAGGGCGGCGAGAGCCTGCCGTTCCTCGTCTTCCTGCAGGGCGGCCCCGGCAACGAGTCGCCGACGCCGTTCCACTCGCCGTCCGCACCGTCGTGGCTGGATGACGCACTCGCGCACCACCGCGTCGTGCTGATCGACCAGCGCGGCACGGGCCGGTCGACGCCGCTCGGCGATGCCGACCTGTCCCTGGGAACCGACGCCGTCGTGGAGCGCATCACCCACCTGCGGGCCGATTCGATCGTGCGGGACTGCGAGGCGATGCGCGAGCACCTCGGAGCCGCGACCTGGAGCGTTCTGGGGCAGTCCTTCGGCGGCTTCACGACGCTGTCGTATCTGTCGACGGATGCCGCGTCCCTCGAGCACGCGTACATCACCGGCGGCCTCAGCGCGATCGGCCGCCACCCCGATGAGATCTACGCGCTCACCTACGACAAGATGCGCACCGAGTCCGAGCGGTACTACCGGCGGTTCCCGGAGCACCGGGATGCGATGCGCCGTCTCGCCGATCTCGCTTACTCCGGCGGCATCGTGCTGCCGAACGGCGAGGTCGTGTCGGTGTCGCGGCTGCGTTCGCTCGGCATGCTCCTCGGCGGCAACGACGGGTGGCAGACCCTGTGGTCGCTTCTCGAGCACGATCCTCGGACGAACGCGTTCCGGTACGACCTGGCGGCGGCCCTCCCGTACGGTGCGCGGAACCCGCTGTACTACGTGTTCCACGAGTCGAGCTACGCCGACGGCTTCGCCACCCGCTGGTCGGCGGAGCGCGTCGAGCCGGACGACTTCCGCGACGACCCGACGCTGCTGACCGGCGAGCACGTCCGCCGCGAGTGGGCCGACACCGTGCCCGGCCTGCAGCCGTGGCGCGAAGTGACCCTGGCCGTCGCCGACGTCGAGTGGCCGCAGCTCTACGACGCCGAGAGGATCGCCGGGTCCGGGGTGCGCGGGGCGGCCGCCGTCTACGTGCACGACGTCTTCGTGCCGTGGGAGTTCTCGATGGAGACCGCGACGCTGGTGCCCGGCATCCATCCGTGGATCACGAGCGAGCACGAGCACAACGGGCTGCGTGCCGGCGCCGTGCTGCCGCGGCTCGTCGACCTGGCCCACGGCCTCCGGGTGCGCTGA
- a CDS encoding alcohol dehydrogenase catalytic domain-containing protein, with protein MRATVMYAAGDVRVEEFLDPVIEQPTDAVVRVVRSCICGSDLHPYHKRTAADGRTTMGHEFVGIVEDIGDDVTTVKPGDFVIGPFAWSDGTCEFCREGLQTSCVHGGFWNNGRGVLGGQAEAVRVPQADGTLVAVPGVDESSPLLPSLLTLSDVYGTGWHAAVRAGVTEGDTVVVVGDGAVGLLCVLSARRLGAERIILMGRHEDRTELGRRFGATDVVSQRGEEGIAAVRELTPDGYGAKRVLEAVGYAPAFEQAIGVVRPGGVISRVGVPQYVEAPVGGPVFYRNVTVTGGPAPVRAYIEHLLPSVLDGSVDPGLVFDRTIALEDVADGYRAMDGREALKVMIA; from the coding sequence ATGCGCGCCACCGTCATGTACGCCGCCGGAGACGTCCGCGTGGAGGAGTTCCTGGACCCCGTGATCGAGCAGCCGACCGATGCGGTCGTGCGGGTCGTGCGGTCGTGCATCTGCGGATCCGACCTGCATCCGTACCACAAGCGCACCGCGGCGGACGGCCGCACCACCATGGGCCACGAGTTCGTCGGCATCGTGGAGGACATCGGCGACGACGTGACGACCGTGAAGCCCGGCGACTTCGTCATCGGGCCGTTCGCCTGGTCCGACGGGACGTGCGAGTTCTGTCGTGAGGGGCTGCAGACCTCCTGCGTGCACGGCGGGTTCTGGAACAACGGCCGCGGAGTGCTCGGCGGTCAGGCCGAGGCGGTCCGCGTGCCGCAGGCCGATGGCACGCTGGTCGCGGTGCCGGGGGTCGACGAGTCCTCCCCCCTCCTGCCGTCGCTCCTCACCCTCTCGGACGTCTACGGCACGGGCTGGCATGCGGCAGTCCGCGCGGGCGTGACGGAGGGCGACACGGTCGTCGTGGTCGGCGACGGAGCCGTGGGTCTCCTCTGCGTGCTCTCGGCGCGTCGGCTCGGCGCCGAGCGGATCATCCTCATGGGCCGTCACGAGGACCGCACCGAGCTCGGCCGCCGGTTCGGGGCGACGGATGTCGTCTCCCAGCGCGGCGAGGAGGGCATCGCCGCCGTGCGCGAGCTGACCCCCGACGGCTACGGAGCGAAGCGCGTACTCGAGGCCGTCGGCTATGCGCCCGCCTTCGAGCAGGCGATCGGCGTCGTGCGGCCAGGCGGGGTCATCAGCCGCGTCGGCGTGCCGCAGTACGTGGAGGCGCCTGTCGGCGGTCCGGTCTTCTACCGGAATGTCACGGTGACCGGCGGTCCGGCGCCCGTGCGCGCCTATATCGAGCACCTGCTGCCGTCTGTGCTGGACGGATCGGTGGACCCCGGACTCGTGTTCGACCGGACGATCGCGCTCGAGGACGTCGCCGACGGCTACCGCGCGATGGACGGCCGTGAGGCGCTGAAGGTCATGATCGCCTGA
- a CDS encoding class I SAM-dependent methyltransferase produces the protein METREAYDLAAANYAEEIPDTTFESEIDLAMIGLFVELLGERVQVLDAGCGTGRMTTHLRALHPPLELTGVDLSPGMLAQARVAVPDVEFVEGDLRAMPFADASFDGVLAWYSIIHTRDDGLPAVFAELRRALRPAGPLLVGFQAGSGERLIQHAYGHDLDLLAYRHDVDAVADALTQTGFEVHTRLDRSPRGEFERSHQGFVLAVAS, from the coding sequence GTGGAGACGCGGGAGGCGTACGACCTCGCTGCCGCGAACTACGCCGAGGAGATCCCCGACACGACGTTCGAGTCCGAGATCGATCTCGCGATGATCGGGCTCTTCGTCGAGCTGCTCGGCGAGCGGGTGCAGGTGCTCGACGCGGGCTGCGGGACCGGCCGGATGACGACCCATCTCCGGGCGCTGCATCCCCCACTCGAGCTCACCGGCGTCGACCTCTCGCCCGGGATGCTCGCCCAGGCCCGGGTCGCCGTGCCGGACGTCGAGTTCGTCGAGGGCGATCTGAGGGCGATGCCCTTCGCGGACGCATCCTTCGACGGCGTGCTCGCGTGGTACTCGATCATCCACACCCGGGACGACGGCCTCCCGGCCGTGTTCGCCGAGCTGCGCCGCGCGCTGCGGCCGGCGGGCCCGCTGCTGGTGGGGTTCCAGGCGGGCTCCGGCGAGCGTCTCATCCAGCACGCCTACGGCCACGACCTCGACCTCCTCGCCTACCGGCACGACGTCGACGCGGTCGCCGACGCCCTCACACAGACCGGGTTCGAGGTGCACACCCGGCTCGACCGCAGCCCCCGCGGCGAGTTCGAGCGCAGCCACCAGGGCTTCGTCCTGGCTGTCGCGTCGTAG
- a CDS encoding dienelactone hydrolase family protein — MGAPTSTLDGWRRYPFAAHGLNHDCYEKGDGPGVVVIPEIPGITPEVLGLADHLVGSGFTVVIPSLFGTPGRGDSVGYVLGTVARICVSAEMRAFARNAHRPVTDYLRALAADLAGRTPGTGVGVLGMCFTGGFALATAVEPTVNAPVMAEPSVPFSVGASRRTDPGMSPAELQTVVERTRTDGLCVLGLRFSQDAAAPAARFETLRRSLGDAFEVIELDSSPGNPDGYSAHAHSVLTTEVRTDPPNSAAAARDRVVEFLRDRLTS, encoded by the coding sequence ATGGGCGCGCCGACATCGACGCTCGACGGCTGGCGGCGGTATCCGTTCGCCGCGCACGGGCTGAATCACGACTGCTACGAGAAGGGCGACGGGCCCGGGGTCGTCGTGATCCCGGAGATCCCCGGCATCACACCCGAAGTCCTCGGGCTGGCCGACCACCTCGTCGGGTCGGGGTTCACGGTGGTGATCCCGTCGCTGTTCGGCACGCCGGGACGCGGCGACTCGGTGGGCTACGTCCTCGGCACGGTCGCGCGCATATGCGTCTCCGCCGAGATGCGCGCGTTCGCCCGCAACGCGCACCGCCCTGTGACCGACTACCTGCGTGCGCTCGCCGCGGACCTCGCGGGGCGCACACCGGGCACGGGCGTCGGGGTGCTCGGGATGTGCTTCACCGGCGGCTTCGCCCTCGCGACGGCTGTCGAGCCGACCGTGAACGCGCCGGTGATGGCCGAGCCGTCGGTGCCCTTTTCCGTGGGCGCGAGCCGCCGGACGGATCCGGGCATGTCGCCCGCGGAGCTGCAGACGGTGGTGGAGCGCACACGTACGGACGGCCTCTGCGTACTCGGGCTGCGATTCAGCCAGGATGCGGCAGCCCCTGCCGCCCGCTTCGAGACGCTGCGGCGCAGTCTGGGCGACGCGTTCGAGGTCATCGAGCTCGACTCGTCGCCGGGCAACCCCGACGGCTATTCGGCGCACGCCCACTCGGTGCTCACGACCGAGGTGCGCACCGACCCGCCGAACTCGGCCGCCGCGGCCCGCGACCGCGTCGTCGAGTTCCTGCGCGACAGGCTGACGTCGTGA
- a CDS encoding acyl-CoA synthetase, with protein sequence MPSRPAARTLEVRHLQLIRALLAAVAAIMITFSADHGAGYGLSVFSGYVVTLGLVLLLGAWMIYRKGSRAAVLSIGILSLVAGMVTGVPVYRSITLFFVVVIGWALVSGLIEGISGLRGMRRAAASGDRIARSDARDGLVVGAITVLLGLGLLLVPAQYSLNYVIAEAHRSFTLTGIAIAVGIFGGYAAVVAVYLGIAGLSPRRSAPVVDAAQVAAHPDSEESA encoded by the coding sequence GTGCCGTCACGCCCTGCCGCGCGCACCCTCGAGGTGCGCCACCTGCAGCTCATCCGCGCGCTGCTGGCAGCCGTCGCGGCGATCATGATCACCTTCAGCGCCGACCACGGCGCGGGCTACGGGCTGTCCGTGTTCAGCGGCTACGTGGTGACGCTCGGCCTGGTCCTGCTGCTGGGTGCGTGGATGATCTACCGCAAAGGCTCCCGCGCCGCGGTCCTCAGCATCGGCATCCTGTCCCTCGTCGCGGGAATGGTCACGGGCGTTCCCGTCTACCGCTCGATCACCTTGTTCTTCGTGGTCGTGATCGGCTGGGCTCTCGTGTCCGGACTCATCGAGGGCATCTCGGGACTGCGAGGGATGCGTCGCGCCGCGGCGTCCGGCGATCGGATCGCCCGTTCCGACGCTCGTGACGGCCTCGTCGTCGGCGCGATCACCGTCCTGCTCGGCCTCGGCCTGCTGCTGGTTCCCGCGCAGTACAGCCTGAACTACGTCATCGCCGAGGCCCACCGGAGCTTCACGCTCACCGGCATCGCGATCGCCGTCGGCATCTTCGGCGGCTATGCGGCCGTCGTCGCGGTCTACCTCGGCATCGCCGGCCTGTCGCCCCGCCGCTCGGCGCCCGTCGTCGATGCTGCGCAGGTCGCGGCCCACCCCGACTCGGAGGAGTCCGCATGA
- a CDS encoding FAD-dependent oxidoreductase: MSHARVVDAGEGSRILRAPLRIGAFEVRNRIMQAAHSKQYSDRVESDRETAYFVRRALGGCALFVAGNQLVHPTGSIRNFEDAFRPEAVDADRRMTDAVHAAGAKMLVQLNHHGAQAQPDGPFGPRSVYAPSRSISPSTGRATREMSTGDIAEFVEAWATSAELARLGGFDGVEIHMAHSYLLHQFLSPLYNERSDAYGGDLEGRTRFPREVLRAVRARVGDDFTVGVRIVANEFHDGGLDAGACRDVIAALRAEARIDFLDLAAGGYHDVHYVFPSSPMPIAWLRDETAAVNTANPDIPVFGVGAALSVEAAAEVVEAGIADMVALTRGQLADPDLAHKLLSGRTDEIEHCIRLNQGCLGRGSRGLPVTCTVNPVAGRESVRPPRPRAERPGHWVVVGGGPAGMRAAVELARDGHRVRLVERRDRLGGQLLSAMRVPGRESIGLLLDDLQRDLHVLGVEVLLGVPAHAVAEKMDAADGIVVATGAAPARFAVLGSTWTGGMPASVVDPFTALDLPDPVGRRVALVDSDGTAFAAGVALAVAEHVQRLDVVTGFETPFPHVGPGYDRQLLLRRLIASGRVTRRTGRSVEGLPDGRLRVRDRLSGEIEELDDLDAVVAVEPRRSVLPERIPAGAYIIGDAHSPRDIDAAIHEAVETAYAVAGVGGPE, encoded by the coding sequence ATGTCGCACGCGCGGGTCGTGGATGCCGGCGAGGGCAGCCGCATCCTGCGCGCACCCCTGCGGATCGGCGCGTTCGAGGTGCGGAACCGGATCATGCAGGCTGCGCACTCCAAGCAGTACTCCGACCGCGTCGAGTCCGACCGCGAGACCGCGTACTTCGTGCGTCGCGCGCTGGGCGGGTGCGCGCTGTTCGTCGCGGGCAACCAGCTCGTGCACCCCACCGGATCGATCCGCAACTTCGAGGACGCGTTCCGTCCCGAGGCGGTCGACGCGGATCGACGGATGACGGATGCCGTGCACGCCGCCGGCGCGAAGATGCTCGTCCAGCTGAACCACCACGGAGCGCAGGCGCAGCCCGACGGCCCGTTCGGGCCGCGCTCGGTGTACGCGCCGTCGCGGTCGATCTCGCCGTCGACGGGGCGCGCGACGCGGGAGATGAGCACCGGCGACATCGCGGAGTTCGTGGAGGCCTGGGCCACGAGCGCCGAGCTCGCGCGGCTCGGCGGCTTCGACGGCGTCGAGATCCACATGGCGCACAGCTACCTGCTCCACCAGTTCCTGTCCCCGCTGTACAACGAGCGCTCCGACGCATATGGCGGCGACCTCGAGGGCCGCACCCGGTTCCCCCGCGAGGTGCTGCGCGCGGTGCGCGCCCGCGTCGGTGACGACTTCACGGTGGGCGTGCGGATCGTCGCGAACGAGTTCCATGACGGCGGCCTGGATGCGGGCGCCTGCCGGGACGTCATCGCGGCCTTGCGCGCCGAGGCGCGCATCGACTTCCTCGACCTCGCCGCGGGCGGGTACCACGACGTCCACTACGTCTTCCCGTCGTCGCCGATGCCGATCGCCTGGCTGCGCGACGAGACAGCCGCGGTGAATACCGCGAACCCCGACATCCCGGTCTTCGGCGTGGGTGCCGCGCTCTCCGTGGAGGCGGCGGCGGAGGTCGTGGAAGCGGGCATCGCCGACATGGTGGCGCTCACCCGGGGCCAGCTCGCCGACCCCGACCTCGCGCACAAGCTCCTCTCGGGACGGACCGACGAGATCGAGCACTGCATCCGGCTGAATCAGGGATGCCTCGGCCGCGGCAGCCGCGGACTGCCGGTCACGTGCACCGTCAATCCGGTGGCCGGGCGCGAGAGCGTGCGGCCACCGCGCCCACGCGCCGAACGACCCGGGCACTGGGTCGTCGTCGGCGGGGGGCCCGCCGGCATGCGGGCCGCGGTCGAGCTCGCCCGGGACGGGCATCGCGTGCGGCTGGTGGAGCGCCGCGACCGACTCGGCGGTCAGCTGCTGTCCGCGATGCGGGTGCCCGGCCGCGAGAGCATCGGTCTGCTCCTCGACGATCTTCAGCGGGATCTGCACGTCCTCGGCGTCGAGGTGCTCCTCGGAGTCCCTGCGCACGCGGTGGCGGAGAAGATGGATGCCGCGGACGGCATTGTCGTGGCGACGGGAGCCGCGCCGGCTCGCTTCGCGGTGCTGGGCAGCACCTGGACGGGCGGGATGCCGGCATCCGTCGTCGATCCGTTCACGGCCCTCGACCTGCCGGACCCCGTCGGCCGACGGGTGGCGCTCGTGGACTCCGACGGCACGGCCTTCGCCGCGGGCGTCGCGCTCGCGGTGGCCGAGCACGTGCAGCGGCTCGATGTCGTCACCGGGTTCGAGACGCCGTTCCCGCACGTCGGTCCCGGCTACGACAGGCAGCTCCTGCTGCGGCGGCTGATCGCCTCGGGACGCGTCACGCGGCGGACCGGTCGGAGCGTCGAGGGGCTTCCGGATGGCCGGCTGCGCGTCCGGGACCGGTTGTCGGGCGAGATCGAGGAGCTCGACGACCTGGATGCGGTGGTCGCCGTGGAGCCGCGGAGGTCTGTGCTGCCCGAGCGCATTCCCGCCGGCGCATACATCATCGGAGACGCGCACTCGCCCCGCGACATCGACGCGGCGATCCATGAGGCGGTGGAGACGGCGTACGCCGTCGCCGGCGTCGGAGGGCCCGAATAG
- a CDS encoding alpha/beta hydrolase family protein, with protein sequence MTIATEVSWVLDGITMFGTIVKPRGEGPFPGVVLVAGSGPTDRDWNSPLLPGTNGSARLIAEALAETGYATLRYDKRASGPHVRENLPAMIGRISMQSHLDELVAATARLTADPDVDAARLAGLGNSEGCLHVLHYATSEQAHPFSALVLTGAPGRSIGTVVVAQLSQQLAGSPELIPLVEQAAGRYAAGEPIAPDERLPEQVRMVFAGFETPANLPFARELWTEDATHSLPRVTVPTLVLIGGKDVQIDVHADGARLQEAATGMANVAFTFPVDANHVLKHEPHTREEVLAGRGTPYNDDSAELDPEAMADILEWLGETLG encoded by the coding sequence ATGACGATCGCGACCGAGGTGTCATGGGTGCTGGACGGCATCACGATGTTCGGCACGATCGTGAAGCCGCGCGGAGAAGGCCCGTTCCCGGGCGTCGTGCTGGTCGCCGGCAGCGGGCCGACCGACCGCGACTGGAACTCCCCGCTCCTTCCGGGCACCAACGGAAGCGCACGACTCATCGCGGAGGCGCTGGCCGAGACCGGCTATGCGACCTTGCGCTACGACAAGCGGGCGTCCGGCCCGCACGTGCGCGAGAACCTCCCCGCCATGATCGGGCGCATCAGCATGCAGTCGCACCTCGACGAGCTGGTTGCCGCGACAGCGCGGCTGACGGCCGATCCCGATGTGGATGCTGCCCGCCTCGCGGGTCTCGGCAACAGCGAGGGATGCCTCCACGTGCTGCACTACGCGACGTCGGAGCAGGCGCATCCGTTCTCCGCCCTCGTCCTGACGGGCGCGCCCGGTCGCTCCATCGGCACGGTGGTCGTCGCGCAGCTGTCGCAGCAGCTCGCCGGGTCGCCCGAGCTCATCCCCCTCGTCGAGCAGGCGGCGGGGCGATACGCCGCGGGTGAGCCGATCGCTCCGGACGAGCGGCTGCCCGAGCAGGTGCGGATGGTGTTCGCCGGCTTCGAGACTCCCGCCAACCTCCCGTTCGCACGCGAGCTGTGGACGGAGGATGCCACGCACTCGCTGCCGCGCGTGACGGTCCCGACGCTCGTCCTGATCGGGGGCAAGGACGTCCAGATCGACGTGCACGCCGATGGCGCCCGGCTGCAGGAGGCCGCGACCGGCATGGCGAACGTCGCATTCACCTTCCCCGTCGACGCGAACCACGTGCTCAAGCACGAGCCGCACACGCGCGAGGAGGTGCTCGCCGGCCGCGGCACGCCGTACAACGACGACTCCGCCGAGCTGGATCCGGAGGCGATGGCCGACATCCTCGAGTGGCTGGGCGAGACGCTGGGCTGA
- a CDS encoding HutD/Ves family protein, with protein MPILKRFADLPPTPWANGGGATTELVAFDESEGVGGPGARWRLSVADLEQPGTFSPLPGMRRTFVPVGGAVMLSVDDEQRECAECRPFQFEGDARTQLVALTGRCHAVNLMVDERSEWSPRLSRERSDDVIAAIALEDGEGWRRFDLLTEDADIPSALFVVRGDARAGRAGAGSPS; from the coding sequence ATGCCGATCCTGAAGCGATTCGCAGACCTGCCCCCGACGCCGTGGGCCAACGGAGGAGGCGCGACGACCGAGCTCGTCGCCTTCGACGAGAGCGAGGGCGTCGGCGGTCCGGGCGCGCGGTGGCGGCTGAGCGTCGCCGACCTCGAGCAGCCGGGCACGTTCTCACCGCTGCCGGGGATGCGCCGCACCTTCGTGCCCGTCGGCGGAGCGGTCATGCTCTCCGTCGACGACGAGCAGCGCGAATGCGCCGAGTGCCGCCCGTTCCAGTTCGAAGGCGATGCGCGCACGCAGCTCGTCGCTCTCACGGGTCGCTGTCACGCGGTCAACCTCATGGTCGACGAGAGATCGGAGTGGTCGCCGCGCCTGAGTCGCGAGCGGAGCGACGACGTCATCGCCGCCATCGCGCTCGAGGACGGGGAGGGCTGGCGCCGCTTCGATCTGCTGACGGAGGATGCCGACATCCCGTCCGCGCTCTTCGTTGTGCGCGGCGACGCGCGCGCGGGCCGCGCAGGGGCAGGATCGCCGTCATGA